From one Henriciella marina DSM 19595 genomic stretch:
- a CDS encoding DUF1330 domain-containing protein — protein sequence MDVTNELMPSDSKQVEAMMQPGPDGPIYMLNLLKFREKAEYADGRESDLSGREAYQIYGRAVSEILKDFGGRVILALDVNFLSLGRVEELWDEIAIAEYPRRSDMVAMSMSEAWQEAAVHRAAGLKGQLNIECVLPPDLGDADWARRLLARD from the coding sequence ATGGACGTCACCAATGAACTGATGCCGAGCGACTCCAAACAGGTCGAGGCCATGATGCAGCCAGGTCCGGACGGCCCGATCTACATGCTCAACCTCCTGAAATTCCGGGAGAAGGCCGAGTATGCCGATGGCCGAGAATCCGACCTATCGGGGCGCGAAGCCTACCAGATCTATGGGCGCGCCGTTTCAGAAATCCTGAAAGACTTTGGAGGCCGGGTTATCCTGGCGCTCGATGTGAATTTTCTGTCGCTCGGCCGTGTCGAAGAGCTTTGGGACGAGATTGCAATCGCCGAGTATCCGCGCCGGTCCGACATGGTGGCCATGTCCATGTCCGAAGCCTGGCAGGAGGCAGCGGTTCACCGGGCAGCGGGCCTGAAAGGTCAGTTGAACATCGAATGTGTGCTGCCGCCAGATCTTGGCGATGCCGATTGGGCGCGGCGTCTGTTGGCGAGGGATTGA
- a CDS encoding DsbA family protein produces the protein MRQVEYFHDVADPYSQLTAQILPEFCRRYDVELAPRLVSPPPDWAAPDREKLISYSRKDAALLAAKAGLVFEDRGAQPIDDKIEVALGALAAAIEADRFAEEAAAIGSWLWAGEGEAPSGWAKAADLVEDGNARRDKLGHYLGATFHYQGEWYWGLDRLHYLEARLQDEGADQDVRHGEFLFAPPAVLEAIPVGKFGGKAELHFYLSFRSPYTAIAAKRAKALAEAYGATLRLRFVLPMVMRGLPVPRMKGLYILKDTAREARRMDIPFGKVCDPVGTPVERGYAILPWAIKEGKGYEFTQSFLSGVWAEGLDAGTDKGLKQITERAGLRWSDAKTLIGGDHWRAEAETNRSEMMALGIWGVPSFRVGDGSIWGQDRLWVIEDALNRALDVSNAGAIAGDKPV, from the coding sequence ATGAGACAGGTTGAGTATTTTCATGATGTCGCCGATCCCTATTCCCAGTTGACAGCGCAGATATTACCAGAGTTCTGCAGGCGTTATGATGTCGAGCTGGCGCCTCGATTGGTGTCGCCCCCGCCGGACTGGGCTGCGCCTGACCGGGAAAAACTGATCAGCTATTCACGAAAGGACGCCGCGCTGCTTGCTGCGAAAGCCGGGCTTGTCTTCGAAGACCGAGGGGCGCAGCCGATCGATGACAAGATCGAGGTCGCGCTTGGCGCTCTGGCTGCAGCCATCGAGGCAGATCGCTTCGCAGAGGAGGCTGCCGCGATCGGAAGCTGGCTCTGGGCCGGGGAGGGCGAGGCGCCCAGCGGGTGGGCAAAGGCCGCGGACCTGGTTGAAGACGGGAATGCCCGGCGCGACAAGCTGGGTCATTATCTCGGCGCGACCTTCCATTATCAAGGCGAATGGTATTGGGGGCTCGACCGGCTTCACTATCTTGAAGCCCGCCTGCAAGATGAAGGGGCTGACCAGGACGTCAGACACGGGGAATTCCTGTTTGCTCCGCCAGCTGTGCTGGAAGCGATCCCTGTAGGCAAATTCGGTGGCAAAGCTGAGCTTCACTTCTACCTGTCATTCCGAAGCCCCTACACGGCAATCGCGGCCAAGCGCGCCAAAGCGCTTGCTGAGGCCTATGGCGCAACCCTCAGGCTCCGGTTCGTCTTGCCGATGGTGATGCGGGGCCTGCCAGTCCCGCGCATGAAGGGGCTCTATATCCTTAAGGACACGGCGCGCGAAGCGCGGCGCATGGACATTCCATTCGGAAAGGTCTGCGACCCTGTCGGCACGCCTGTCGAGCGCGGTTACGCAATCCTGCCTTGGGCGATCAAAGAGGGCAAAGGTTATGAGTTTACACAGAGCTTTCTAAGCGGGGTCTGGGCCGAGGGGCTGGATGCTGGCACTGATAAGGGTCTCAAGCAGATCACCGAACGTGCCGGCCTTCGCTGGTCGGACGCAAAGACGCTGATTGGCGGTGATCATTGGCGGGCAGAAGCAGAGACCAATCGTAGCGAGATGATGGCGCTCGGGATCTGGGGTGTGCCGAGCTTTCGGGTTGGCGATGGTTCCATCTGGGGACAGGACCGGCTCTGGGTAATCGAGGATGCTTTGAATCGCGCTCTGGACGTTTCGAATGCGGGTGCGATTGCAGGCGACAAGCCTGTTTGA
- a CDS encoding formylglycine-generating enzyme family protein, with protein sequence MVPVIGGQFLMGSDTDYREEAPQHRKAVADFMIATTEVTNSDFAAFVEATGYVTTAEQSPDPALLPKNSPSSFRQPGAAVFLSPDGSTAGNWRYIPGANWRHPDGPASDIDGRDSHPVVQVSLADAKAYASWKGARLPTEAEWEYAARAGRPATRYEWGDTPPTPDDPKANTWQGLFPVADTGADGFRSRAPVGCFEANPWGLHDMTGNVWEWTASTYQQVGRQTADQVMVVKGGSYLCAANFCRRYRPPARQGQEASLPTNHIGFRIAADTAATAQE encoded by the coding sequence ATGGTTCCGGTGATCGGCGGGCAATTCCTGATGGGGTCTGATACCGATTACCGTGAGGAGGCGCCTCAACACCGAAAGGCGGTCGCAGATTTCATGATCGCCACCACGGAAGTCACGAACAGCGATTTTGCCGCCTTTGTCGAGGCCACCGGTTATGTGACCACGGCAGAACAGTCGCCTGATCCGGCCCTCCTGCCCAAGAACAGCCCTTCCAGTTTTCGCCAACCGGGCGCGGCTGTCTTTCTGTCACCGGACGGATCCACTGCAGGCAACTGGCGCTATATTCCGGGTGCAAACTGGCGCCATCCCGACGGGCCGGCAAGCGACATAGATGGCAGGGACAGCCACCCTGTTGTCCAGGTTTCGCTAGCGGATGCCAAGGCGTATGCATCATGGAAAGGTGCCCGCCTGCCGACCGAAGCTGAATGGGAATACGCTGCGCGCGCAGGGCGTCCTGCGACCCGCTATGAGTGGGGCGATACACCGCCAACGCCTGACGATCCGAAGGCGAATACATGGCAGGGCCTTTTCCCGGTCGCCGACACGGGCGCAGATGGTTTCAGGAGCCGCGCGCCCGTTGGCTGTTTTGAAGCAAACCCCTGGGGGCTTCATGATATGACCGGAAATGTCTGGGAATGGACAGCCAGCACCTACCAACAGGTCGGCCGGCAAACGGCCGATCAGGTCATGGTGGTCAAAGGCGGCTCCTATCTCTGCGCGGCCAACTTCTGCAGACGCTATCGTCCACCTGCGCGCCAGGGCCAGGAAGCCAGCCTTCCCACAAACCATATCGGCTTCCGCATTGCCGCCGACACTGCGGCAACTGCGCAAGAATGA
- a CDS encoding ABC transporter ATP-binding protein encodes MPDIEPERTHEPVPPWRDRASAAFRTLAIIARTRPALAASIAGLTILAALLPPAALYVSKLLIDAVLAAIDSGLEADRSAALGWVIVEAAILAVLLVLRRLLVFLKARLHAELGYTVARLILDKASHLSLARIEEPHVQEMLIHAKQFAAARPYSLVMRGFDVLQSSVTLLSIIILLAAAAPWLIILMLVGGLPAFIGNLRFSGDAYRFYTARSPQMRERNYLESLVTNEAAARERLHYGFGEALLGRFSQLFHDMHDGDRKLQGRQAVIASLLAILGSVIFLGGKLWIVWVTIAGRFSLGQMTMLIGLLKQGQNGVNSLLSAVTGSIEDVLYVTRLFILLDLEDGRPGGQSTCGPVPGDGLRFIDVSFQYPGAERPAVDSVSFHLPPGTRLGLVGVNGSGKTTLIKLAAGLYQPDKGEVRLDGLSLTEWAPEAIATRVGVMFQPHVNFKFSVRDNVEAGTGMSAMSTSEMKRALEAGFATELVAELESGVDTRLSKRFPEGVDLSGGQWQRLAIARAHANADADILILDEPTAALDAEAEAAFMARPLAPGRSLILISHRLSNLRAADMILLLEKGQIKETGTHKNLLKAGGAYAAMFALQAEPYRE; translated from the coding sequence ATGCCAGACATCGAACCGGAGCGCACGCATGAACCGGTTCCGCCCTGGCGGGACAGGGCATCAGCGGCTTTCCGGACGCTGGCGATTATCGCCCGGACCCGTCCGGCGTTAGCCGCCTCAATTGCCGGGCTAACAATTCTTGCCGCCCTGCTGCCGCCAGCCGCGCTTTACGTCTCAAAGCTGTTGATTGATGCCGTCCTGGCCGCAATCGATAGCGGTCTTGAGGCTGATCGGTCTGCCGCCCTGGGCTGGGTTATTGTGGAAGCCGCTATTCTGGCAGTGCTTCTCGTACTGCGCCGTTTACTTGTCTTCCTGAAGGCACGGCTGCACGCCGAGCTTGGCTATACCGTGGCAAGGCTGATCCTGGACAAGGCCAGCCACTTGTCGCTCGCCCGGATAGAGGAGCCGCATGTGCAAGAAATGCTTATCCACGCAAAGCAGTTCGCGGCGGCGCGGCCCTACAGCCTGGTCATGCGCGGTTTCGACGTCCTGCAGTCGTCTGTCACGCTTCTGTCGATCATCATTCTGCTTGCGGCGGCTGCACCATGGCTCATCATCCTCATGCTGGTGGGCGGTCTTCCAGCCTTCATCGGCAATTTGCGCTTTTCCGGCGACGCCTACCGCTTTTACACAGCCCGCTCGCCGCAGATGCGAGAGCGCAACTATCTGGAAAGTCTGGTGACCAATGAAGCAGCCGCGCGCGAGCGGTTGCACTACGGTTTCGGTGAGGCGTTGCTGGGCCGGTTTTCGCAGCTTTTCCATGACATGCATGATGGCGACCGAAAGCTGCAGGGGCGCCAGGCGGTCATTGCTTCCTTGCTTGCCATTCTTGGGTCGGTGATTTTCCTCGGCGGCAAGCTCTGGATTGTGTGGGTAACGATCGCAGGACGTTTCAGCCTCGGCCAGATGACGATGCTGATCGGTCTCCTGAAGCAGGGCCAGAACGGCGTCAATTCGCTCCTGTCGGCCGTGACGGGCAGCATTGAGGATGTCCTCTATGTCACGCGGCTTTTCATCCTGCTGGATCTGGAAGACGGGCGGCCGGGTGGCCAATCCACCTGCGGTCCGGTTCCCGGCGATGGGCTTCGCTTTATCGATGTTAGCTTTCAGTATCCGGGCGCAGAGAGGCCTGCGGTCGATAGTGTCAGCTTTCATTTGCCGCCGGGCACACGTCTCGGGCTGGTCGGGGTCAACGGTTCCGGCAAGACGACGCTCATCAAGCTCGCCGCCGGTCTTTACCAGCCTGACAAGGGAGAGGTTCGGCTGGACGGACTTAGCCTGACTGAGTGGGCGCCAGAGGCAATTGCAACGCGGGTTGGCGTGATGTTTCAACCTCACGTCAATTTCAAATTCTCGGTTCGCGACAATGTCGAAGCCGGGACAGGAATGTCCGCCATGTCGACCTCTGAGATGAAGAGGGCGCTTGAGGCGGGGTTTGCTACTGAGCTCGTTGCTGAGCTGGAGAGCGGTGTCGATACACGCTTGTCCAAACGCTTTCCAGAAGGGGTAGACCTCTCCGGCGGGCAGTGGCAGCGCCTGGCCATTGCCCGAGCCCACGCCAATGCTGATGCAGATATCCTGATCCTCGATGAGCCAACGGCTGCGCTGGACGCGGAGGCAGAGGCGGCATTCATGGCACGCCCGCTCGCGCCGGGCCGATCGCTGATCTTGATCAGTCATCGGCTGTCTAACCTTCGAGCCGCAGACATGATTCTCCTGCTTGAGAAGGGCCAGATTAAGGAGACTGGCACCCACAAAAATCTGCTAAAAGCGGGCGGCGCCTACGCTGCTATGTTCGCGTTACAGGCCGAACCATATCGCGAATAA
- a CDS encoding MBL fold metallo-hydrolase yields MRWVVRGAFGLAVIGLIALAGLWLFRMQIGGHVYERMAGQLVGVDQSEDLDDGLHVYLCGTGSPLPDADRAGPCVGVLAGRMGFVFDTGSGSIRNLARMGFPVGETEHVYFTHLHSDHIDGLGELMLQAWVGGSRSSPVEISGPVGITPVVDGFIQAYRTDAGYRIAHHGEDIANPAGFGAAATELDLPPDGSSRVVFDAVGARVSAFLVDHSPVSPAFGYRVDYAGRSVTISGDTVKSEAVASAAAGTDLLIHEALNREMVATLADAAASNGDASLSKIFRDILDYHASPVEAAETAQDAGVRELVFTHMVPPLPNKFLHAPFLEGVDDAFNGRAAIGEDGLMISLPAGSDRIVRHKLLD; encoded by the coding sequence ATGAGATGGGTGGTGCGGGGCGCGTTCGGACTGGCAGTGATCGGCCTTATCGCCCTCGCGGGGCTCTGGCTGTTCAGGATGCAGATCGGCGGGCATGTCTATGAGCGGATGGCCGGGCAGCTGGTTGGGGTTGATCAGAGCGAAGATCTGGACGACGGCCTCCATGTCTATCTCTGCGGGACTGGCTCCCCGTTGCCGGATGCGGACCGCGCAGGGCCGTGCGTCGGTGTTCTGGCGGGACGGATGGGATTTGTTTTCGACACAGGCTCAGGCAGTATAAGAAACTTGGCGCGGATGGGGTTTCCGGTTGGTGAGACCGAGCATGTCTATTTCACGCATCTGCATTCTGATCACATTGACGGTCTCGGTGAGTTGATGCTGCAGGCCTGGGTGGGGGGATCGCGGTCCAGCCCGGTCGAGATTTCAGGCCCGGTCGGGATAACCCCCGTGGTTGATGGGTTTATTCAGGCCTACCGCACCGATGCGGGCTACCGGATCGCCCATCATGGCGAGGACATTGCCAACCCGGCTGGGTTCGGCGCCGCCGCGACCGAGCTTGATCTGCCCCCGGATGGCAGCTCCCGGGTTGTGTTCGATGCTGTCGGCGCACGCGTTTCAGCGTTCCTGGTCGATCACAGCCCTGTCTCGCCGGCTTTTGGCTACCGCGTCGATTACGCGGGAAGGTCGGTCACAATCAGCGGTGACACGGTCAAGAGCGAGGCAGTTGCAAGCGCTGCGGCGGGCACTGACCTCCTCATTCACGAAGCCCTGAACCGGGAAATGGTGGCGACACTGGCGGATGCGGCGGCCTCGAATGGCGATGCATCTCTATCCAAGATCTTCAGGGATATTCTCGATTATCATGCAAGCCCTGTTGAAGCCGCCGAAACGGCCCAAGACGCGGGCGTGCGGGAACTGGTGTTCACCCATATGGTGCCGCCTTTGCCGAACAAATTCTTGCATGCCCCTTTCCTGGAGGGCGTTGATGATGCGTTCAATGGCCGGGCCGCGATTGGCGAGGATGGCCTCATGATTAGCCTGCCAGCGGGCAGCGATCGCATCGTTCGCCATAAACTGCTCGACTGA